In uncultured Ilyobacter sp., a genomic segment contains:
- a CDS encoding sugar transferase: protein MIIPKTLLNIFLITAQFLLYFFLSYLFKIETRFIIYSFFIYFILNFFKGTYSLNNNLVWEDLKKQLQIHSEFFAIIIITNLVFFGLKYVWFYIFLSVTFIFFNIFFTNFIKNHFWKYLKKKILVIGTGSTAKQFSKLIKIHHSSMYQLVGFVQINGGCDVPKDQIVCKYSELLDYVKANPIDQIIVALPGKSLKDLNWRKISNDLDGHVKKLKFIPDNNGIFNLNSKIQDYDGLLLITATNQIHSKCRNIVKRIMDILLSLGGIFILGILVLLFSKKIRKDGGPIFFKHSRIGKDLKEFKIYKFRTMYVDAETRLQDMLKDETKREEYYNNFKLKDDPRITPIGKFLRESSLDEFPQFINVLRGEMSLVGPRPIVKKELELHYGDEIGKKVFQIKPGITGMWQSHGRSDVEDYEERITSDLYYIRNWSLWLDIVLLLQTIKYVLNRKGAY, encoded by the coding sequence GTGATTATTCCTAAAACTCTTTTAAATATTTTTTTAATCACCGCCCAATTTTTACTTTATTTTTTTCTAAGCTATCTTTTTAAAATAGAAACCAGGTTTATTATTTACAGTTTTTTTATCTATTTTATATTAAATTTTTTTAAAGGGACTTACTCTTTAAATAATAATTTGGTTTGGGAAGACTTAAAAAAACAACTTCAGATTCATTCTGAATTTTTTGCTATTATTATCATAACAAATTTGGTATTCTTCGGACTTAAATATGTCTGGTTTTATATATTTCTAAGTGTTACATTTATTTTTTTTAATATCTTTTTCACAAATTTTATTAAGAATCACTTCTGGAAATATCTTAAGAAAAAAATATTGGTAATCGGTACCGGCAGCACAGCCAAACAATTTTCTAAACTTATAAAAATACATCACTCTTCCATGTACCAACTGGTAGGCTTTGTTCAAATTAATGGTGGATGTGATGTACCAAAAGATCAGATAGTTTGTAAATACAGTGAGTTACTGGACTATGTTAAAGCTAACCCAATAGATCAGATTATAGTGGCTCTTCCAGGGAAGTCCCTAAAGGATTTAAACTGGAGAAAAATAAGTAATGACCTAGATGGGCATGTCAAAAAATTAAAATTTATACCGGATAATAATGGTATATTTAACTTAAATTCTAAGATTCAGGATTATGATGGATTACTTTTAATTACTGCCACCAATCAAATTCATTCTAAGTGTAGAAACATCGTTAAAAGAATTATGGATATTTTATTAAGCCTCGGGGGAATTTTTATCCTGGGAATACTAGTACTTCTCTTTTCTAAAAAAATAAGAAAAGACGGTGGCCCTATTTTCTTTAAACATTCCAGAATAGGAAAAGACCTAAAAGAGTTTAAAATATATAAGTTTCGAACTATGTATGTAGATGCGGAAACCAGGTTACAAGATATGCTAAAAGATGAAACAAAAAGAGAGGAATATTATAATAATTTTAAGTTAAAAGACGATCCACGAATTACCCCTATAGGTAAATTTCTACGGGAAAGCTCTCTAGACGAATTCCCCCAATTTATAAATGTTTTAAGAGGTGAGATGAGCCTTGTAGGTCCTAGACCAATTGTCAAAAAGGAACTTGAACTGCACTATGGTGACGAGATTGGAAAAAAAGTATTTCAAATAAAGCCTGGAATTACAGGAATGTGGCAATCCCATGGAAGATCGGATGTAGAAGACTATGAAGAGAGAATTACATCGGATTTATACTATATAAGAAACTGGTCTTTGTGGTTAGATATAGTTTTGCTACTTCAAACTATTAAATATGTATTAAACCGAAAAGGAGCCTATTAA
- a CDS encoding DUF1456 family protein has translation MSNNDIMRAFRYALDIKDSQMIEAFKISGYELTVEDLKNFLKKDDEEGQVKCNDRIMTLFLDGFITLKRGKKEPKEGEVKKPEKKLTNNMILKKMQIALNLRSDDMLKVFKAAGLELSNSELSALFRNKSHKNYMECGDKFMRNFLKGLTISYRG, from the coding sequence ATGAGTAATAATGACATAATGAGGGCATTTAGATATGCCCTAGATATCAAGGATTCCCAGATGATAGAAGCATTTAAAATTTCTGGTTATGAACTTACAGTAGAGGACTTAAAAAACTTTTTAAAAAAAGATGATGAAGAAGGACAGGTCAAATGTAATGATCGTATTATGACCCTTTTCCTTGACGGGTTCATTACATTAAAAAGAGGTAAAAAAGAACCTAAAGAGGGAGAAGTTAAAAAGCCTGAAAAAAAACTTACTAATAATATGATACTAAAAAAAATGCAGATAGCCTTAAACTTAAGAAGTGATGACATGCTTAAGGTATTCAAAGCAGCAGGACTAGAACTTTCAAACTCAGAACTCTCAGCTTTATTTAGAAATAAAAGTCATAAAAACTACATGGAATGTGGAGATAAATTTATGAGAAATTTTTTAAAGGGACTTACGATCAGTTATAGAGGCTGA